One region of Salvia miltiorrhiza cultivar Shanhuang (shh) chromosome 3, IMPLAD_Smil_shh, whole genome shotgun sequence genomic DNA includes:
- the LOC131015755 gene encoding receptor-like protein 9DC3 produces the protein MEALPELRVLVLKSNKFDGNMSLASRSNLPFPKLQVLDISENEFVGSLPRKYFKNFRAMMDVKENQKERYNNNDSQFQAFVEMTITLKGLDQLLKRLLQTFTIIDLSSNNFSGRIPDSIGNLNSLRYLNLSHNNLTGHIPASLGNISVLESLDLSSNKLEGGIPSELTSLTFLAKLNLSMNDLVGQIPQSSQFSTFENDSYVGNLRLCGVPLTRKCNEENEQRMQPEEEEDEEYGFIDGFGWRSVVMGYGSGMIVGIGIGCYIIRFGRPRWLVEFFFGCYIT, from the coding sequence ATGGAAGCTCTTCCTGAGCTTCGAGTGCTCGTCTTGAAGTCTAACAAGTTTGATGGTAACATGTCGTTGGCTTCACGAAGCAACCTTCCATTTCCGAAGTTGCAAGTTTTAGATATATCAGAGAACGAATTTGTGGGGTCTCTACCTcgaaaatatttcaaaaatttcagAGCAATGATGGATGTGAAGGAAAATCAAAAAGAAAGATACAATAATAATGATTCGCAATTTCAAGCTTTCGTGGAGATGACAATCACCTTGAAAGGCTTAGATCAGTTATTGAAGAGATTGTTGCAAACCTTTACAATAATTGATTTATCCTCCAACAATTTCTCTGGGAGAATTCCAGATTCCATAGGTAATCTGAATTCTTTGAGATACTTGAATTTGTCGCACAATAATCTCACGGGACACATACCTGCATCTCTTGGAAATATAAGTGTGCTTGAATCATTGGACTTGTCATCGAACAAATTGGAGGGTGGAATTCCAAGTGAACTGACAAGCTTGACATTTCTTGCGAAATTAAACCTTTCAATGAATGATCTCGTGGGGCAAATACCACAATCTTCTCAGTTTTCCACATTTGAGAATGATTCATATGTGGGAAACTTGAGATTGTGTGGAGTTCCGTTGACGAGAAAATGCAACGAGGAGAATGAGCAGCGGATGCagccagaagaagaagaagatgaagagtaTGGATTTATAGATGGATTTGGATGGAGAAGTGTGGTGATGGGATATGGAAGTGGAATGAtagttggaattggaattggttGTTACATTATTCGATTTGGAAGGCCAAGATGGTTGGTGGAATTCTTTTTTGGTTGTTACATTACatga